In the Sarcophilus harrisii chromosome 3, mSarHar1.11, whole genome shotgun sequence genome, one interval contains:
- the LOC100933817 gene encoding short transient receptor potential channel 2 gives MDSLTPQPNWNEIVNRKLRFPAPLLGAIQGGRLGLVQQLLEAAGTEASGAGGGPQRQLEEAEDRSWREALNLAIRLGHEAITELLLARVRFDFRQIHEALLVAVDTNQPAVVRRLLARLEREKGRKVDTKSFSLAFFDSSIDGSRFAPGVTPLTLACQKDLYEIAQLLMSQGHAIARPHPVSCPCLECGNGRRYDLLKFSLSRINTYRGIASRAHLSLASQDAMLAAFQLSRELRRLARKEPEFKPEYIALEQLSQDYGFELLGMCRNQSEVTAVLNDLGEDSETEAEGLGQAFEEGIPNLARLRLAVNYNQKRFVAHPICQQVLSSIWCGNLAGWRGSTTAWKLFVSFIIFLTMPFLCLGYWLAPKSRLGRLLKIPVLKFLLHSASYLWFLIFLLGESLVMETQLGTFKGRSQSVWENSLHMIWVAGFLWFECKEVWIEGLRSYFLDWWNFLDVVILSLYLAAFALRVLLAVLARLHCQAAPHGAACRYFTTAERSEWRTEDPQFVAEVLFAITSMLSFTRLAYILPAHESLGTLQISIGKMIDDMIRFMFILMIILTAFLCGLNNIYVPYQETERLGNFNETFQFLFWTMFGMEEHSVVDMPQFLVPEFVGRALYGIFTIVMVIVLLNMLIAMITNSFQKIEDDADVEWKFARSKLYLSFFREGLTLPVPFNILPSPKAAFYLLRRIFRFFCCCCCKTKEPAYPPIPTFANSGVGAGNGEGEGGSYRVRVIKALVQRYIETARREFEESRRKDLGNRLTELTKTVSRLQSEVAGVRKTLAEGGTPRLPDGVSILSRYITRVRNSFQNLGPTIPETSEVRGKEEEMGEKGPEELGAQLSEKMGSQEFTPELGAQDTEEHATQEVEKSKTQAFEGSYKIPADQVEIHRAFREEGDVNVSPEEGLVARHNPPAAGVE, from the exons ATGGATTCTCTCACG CCCCAACCCAACTGGAACGAGATCGTGAACCGGAAACTCCGCTTTCCCGCGCCCCTGCTCGGCGCTATCCAGGGGGGCCGGCTGGGCCTGGTGCAGCAGCTGCTGGAAGCGGCGGGCACCGAGGCGAGCGGGGCCGGGGGCGGCCCCCAGCGTCAGCTGGAGGAGGCGGAGGACCGCTCCTGGAGAGAGGCTCTGAACCTGGCCATCCGCCTGGGCCACGAAGCCATCACCGAGCTTTTGCTGGCCCGGGTCAGATTTGACTTCCGGCAAATCCACGAGGCCCTTCTGGTGGCGGTAGACACAAACCAGCCCGCGGTGGTGCGCCGCCTGCTGGCCAGGCTGGAGCGCGAGAAAGGCCGCAAGGTGGACACCAAGTCCTTCTCGCTGGCCTTCTTCGACTCCTCCATAGACGGCTCTCGCTTCGCCCCCGGCGTGACGCCGCTCACGCTGGCCTGTCAGAAGGACCTGTACGAGATCGCCCAGCTGCTGATGAGCCAGGGCCACGCCATCGCGCGGCCCCACCCCGTCTCCTGTCCCTGTCTGGAGTGCGGCAACGGCCGCCGCTACGACCTGCTCAAGTTCTCCCTCTCCCGGATCAACACCTACCGCGGCATCGCCAGCCGCGCCCACCTCTCCCTGGCCAGCCAGGACGCCATGCTGGCCGCCTTCCAGCTCAGCCGCGAGCTCAGGAGGCTGGCCCGCAAGGAGCCCGAGTTCAAG CCCGAGTACATCGCCCTGGAGCAGCTGAGCCAGGACTATGGATTTGAGCTGCTCGGAATGTGCCGCAACCAGAGTGAGGTCACTGCCGTACTCAATGACCTGGGCGAAGACAGTGAGACTGAGGCCGAGGGCCTGGGCCAGGCCTTTGAGGAGGGAATCCCCAACCTGGCCCGCCTGCGCCTAGCCGTCAACTACAACCAAAAGCGG TTTGTAGCCCACCCCATCTGCCAGCAGGTCCTTTCCTCCATCTGGTGTGGAAATCTAGCGGGCTGGAGGGGCAGTACCACAGCCTGGAAGCTCTTTGTCTCCTTCATCATCTTTCTCACCATGCCCTTCCTCTGCCTGGGCTACTGGCTGGCACCCAAGTCAAGG CTGGGTCGTCTGCTGAAGATCCCAGTGCTCAAATTTCTTCTACACTCAGCCTCCTACCTATGGTTCCTCATCTTTCTCTTGGGAGAGTCACTGGTCATGGAGACTCAGCTGGGTACCTTCAAGGGTCGCAGCCAGAGTGTCTGGGAAAACTCACTGCATATGATCTGGGTTGCAG GCTTCCTGTGGTTTGAATGTAAGGAGGTGTGGATCGAGGGCCTACGAAGCTACTTCCTGGACTGGTGGAACTTCCTGGACGTGGTCATCCTGTCCCTGTATCTGGCTGCCTTTGCCCTCCGAGTGCTCCTGGCAGTGTTAGCCAGACTGCATTGCCAGGCTGCTCCGCATGGCGCTGCCTGTCGCTACTTCACCACAGCTG AGCGCAGTGAGTGGCGCACGGAAGACCCCCAGTTTGTGGCTGAAGTCCTATTTGCCATCACCAGCATGCTCAGCTTTACCCGCTTGGCCTACATCCTGCCTGCCCACGAGTCTTTGGGCACCCTGCAGATCTCCATTGGCAAGATGATTGATGATATGATCCG GTTCATGTTCATCCTTATGATCATCCTGACGGCCTTTCTCTGTGGTCTTAACAACATCTATGTGCCCTACCAGGAGACCGAGAGACTGGGCAA CTTCAATGAGACATTCCAGTTTCTGTTCTGGACAATGTTCGGTATGGAGGAGCACAGTGTGGTGGACATGCCCCAGTTCCTGGTGCCCGAGTTTGTGGGCCGTGCTCTTTATGGCATCTTCACCATCGTCATGGTCATCGTGCTGCTCAACATGCTCATTGCCATGATCACCAACTCCTTCCAGAAGATTGAG GATGATGCTGATGTGGAATGGAAATTTGCCCGCTCCAAGCTCTACCTGTCCTTCTTTCGGGAGGGCTTGACACTGCCAGTTCCATTCAATATCTTGCCCTCACCCAAGGCCGCCTTCTATTTGCTCAG GAGAATCTTCCGAtttttttgttgctgctgctgcaagACCAAGGAGCCTGCCTATCCCCCCATCCCCACCTTC GCAAACTCTGGGGTAGGGGCCGGGAATGGGGAAGGTGAGGGGGGATCCTACCGAGTCCGAGTCATCAAGGCCTTGGTGCAGCGTTACATTGAGACTGCAAGGCGTGAGTTTGAAGAAAGCCGTCGGAAAG acCTTGGTAATCGACTCACAGAACTGACCAAGACAGTGTCCAGACTGCAGAGTGAGGTAGCCGGTGTAAGGAAGACACTGGCCGAAGGCGGGACTCCTCGGCTCCCCGACGGTGTTAGTATCCTGAGCCGGTACATAACTCGTGTCCGGAATAGTTTCCAAAATCTAGGTCCCACCATCCCTGAGACCTCTGaagtgagaggaaaagaggaggaaatgggaGAGAAAGGGCCTGAAGAACTGGGGGCACAGTTATCTGAAAAAATGGGGAGCCAGGAGTTCACCCCAGAGTTAGGAGCTCAGGATACTGAAGAACATGCAACTCAGGAAGTCGAGAAGTCCAAGACCCAGGCATTTGAGGGCTCCTACAAAATTCCCGCTGACCAGGTGGAGATTCACAGGGCATTTAGGGAAGAAGGGGATGTGAATGTGTCTCCAGAGGAAGGGCTAGTGGCCAGGCACAATCCCCCAGCTGCAGGAGTTGAATAA